A genomic window from Prochlorococcus sp. RS04 includes:
- a CDS encoding DUF2062 domain-containing protein: MRFKRDITYKKILSLFRSQNGSPFFNAKGLAIGVFSGCFPFFGFQTLMGVFFAKIAKGNIVLAAIGTWISNPFTYIPLYYFNYKVGSIFLNNPSNKILEKSLVIDDLWKQGRIFSLKLLLGSSCVGILLALICGSIVFFIYKIKSKR, from the coding sequence ATGAGATTTAAAAGAGATATTACCTATAAGAAAATTCTATCATTATTTAGGAGTCAGAATGGAAGTCCTTTCTTTAATGCTAAAGGTTTAGCTATAGGGGTATTTAGTGGTTGCTTTCCTTTTTTTGGTTTTCAGACTTTAATGGGAGTATTTTTTGCGAAAATAGCTAAGGGAAATATTGTTCTAGCTGCAATTGGTACCTGGATCAGCAACCCTTTTACTTATATTCCACTTTATTATTTTAACTATAAAGTTGGTTCGATTTTTTTAAATAATCCTTCTAATAAAATTCTTGAAAAAAGTTTAGTTATTGATGACTTATGGAAACAAGGTAGAATTTTTTCCCTAAAATTACTCTTAGGTTCATCTTGTGTAGGTATTTTATTAGCTTTGATTTGCGGCAGTATTGTTTTCTTTATCTACAAGATAAAAAGTAAAAGATAG